A single Micrococcales bacterium DNA region contains:
- a CDS encoding GntR family transcriptional regulator codes for MIVSLDFDSAMPLGEQLRSQIELLIVSGRLAAGTKLPAIRHLATDLGIANGTVAKVYEILARNGLVTGSGRHGTVVLPQPQDRRASSAFQDAAQQLARLVRQLDLSPEEAHRALDSALATTN; via the coding sequence AGCTATGCCGCTGGGCGAACAGCTGCGCTCGCAGATTGAACTACTGATTGTTTCTGGCCGGCTTGCCGCTGGCACCAAGCTGCCGGCAATCCGGCATCTGGCAACCGACCTCGGGATAGCCAATGGCACCGTAGCCAAGGTCTATGAGATTCTGGCGCGGAACGGATTGGTGACCGGATCGGGCCGACACGGCACTGTTGTCCTGCCCCAACCGCAAGACAGACGCGCCAGCTCGGCATTTCAAGACGCCGCTCAGCAGCTGGCCAGACTTGTCCGGCAGCTGGACTTGTCGCCTGAGGAGGCCCATCGCGCCCTTGACAGCGCCCTGGCCACGACGAACTGA